One window of Pseudacidobacterium ailaaui genomic DNA carries:
- a CDS encoding RNA polymerase sigma factor: MGNLAGVIAVRPEEAEIVAELKAGSEEAFAWLISTYHQPIYSVIARILQNPADAPDVTQDVFIKVFRNIHSFHGHSSLRTWLYRIALHEASNRRRWWSRHCRQEVTIEAETGPSSEGQALCIKDTLVDEHSSPFDMAANEEIRAHVEAALREVPEPFRTVLVLRDIEGFAYEEIAEVLNVHLGTVKSRLMRGRAQLKARLAPFAEAAGRIPGGAARFSAVACPKEAS; the protein is encoded by the coding sequence GTGGGAAATCTTGCAGGCGTCATCGCTGTCCGGCCTGAAGAGGCCGAAATCGTTGCAGAGCTGAAGGCCGGCTCTGAAGAGGCCTTTGCATGGCTGATTTCTACCTATCATCAGCCCATTTACAGCGTGATTGCACGCATCCTGCAGAACCCTGCCGATGCTCCGGACGTCACTCAAGACGTTTTTATCAAAGTCTTCCGCAATATTCATAGCTTTCACGGTCATTCCAGCCTGCGCACATGGCTTTATCGCATTGCACTGCATGAGGCGTCGAACCGGCGCCGCTGGTGGTCGCGCCACTGTCGCCAGGAAGTGACGATTGAGGCGGAAACAGGACCCTCTTCGGAGGGACAAGCCCTCTGCATCAAGGACACCCTGGTGGATGAGCATAGCTCTCCCTTTGATATGGCAGCGAATGAAGAAATTCGCGCCCATGTGGAAGCCGCCTTACGCGAGGTCCCGGAGCCGTTCCGCACCGTTCTCGTGCTGCGAGACATCGAAGGATTTGCCTACGAAGAGATCGCTGAGGTCCTCAACGTTCATCTTGGCACCGTGAAGTCGCGTCTTATGCGAGGACGCGCACAACTGAAGGCACGCCTTGCCCCCTTTGCCGAAGCCGCTGGTCGAATCCCCGGAGGAGCGGCGCGGTTTTCTGCTGTTGCCTGCCCAAAGGAGGCATCATGA
- a CDS encoding anti-sigma factor family protein yields the protein MSTCSSIRPQFSEYLDSTLSGIAMQKVARHLEACAKCSAEFAGWRHAQQMLADLGPAKAPPDLALRLRVAISQEKTHTPRQSLARWQVRWQNTIAPFLLQAAAGFASAVLLVGTVAFLVGTVAAPVQASARDDEPLGNASAPRFLYSIPAATPAVVGERENPVIVQAYVDGTGRVYDYRILSGPTDAHTRAMVENQLLFSVFEPARFFGQPVPGTVLLSFAGVSVQG from the coding sequence ATGAGCACGTGCTCCAGCATTCGTCCTCAGTTTTCTGAATACCTCGACAGCACGCTTTCCGGAATTGCCATGCAGAAGGTCGCCCGTCACCTGGAAGCATGTGCAAAATGTTCCGCCGAATTTGCCGGCTGGCGACATGCCCAGCAAATGCTCGCAGACCTTGGCCCGGCCAAGGCCCCACCGGACCTTGCTTTGCGCCTGCGGGTTGCCATCTCTCAGGAAAAGACCCACACACCACGCCAGAGCCTGGCCCGCTGGCAGGTCCGCTGGCAGAACACGATTGCTCCGTTCTTATTGCAGGCCGCAGCTGGGTTTGCTAGCGCCGTTCTGTTGGTAGGGACTGTCGCTTTTCTGGTCGGCACTGTGGCAGCCCCGGTGCAGGCTTCGGCCCGCGATGATGAACCCCTGGGAAATGCTTCGGCTCCGCGCTTCTTGTATTCCATACCCGCGGCCACTCCGGCAGTCGTTGGCGAACGTGAAAATCCGGTCATTGTGCAGGCCTACGTGGACGGGACTGGCCGCGTCTACGACTACCGGATCCTCTCCGGACCAACGGATGCCCATACGCGCGCCATGGTTGAAAATCAACTGCTTTTTTCCGTCTTTGAACCGGCCCGGTTTTTCGGCCAGCCAGTCCCAGGAACGGTACTGCTCTCCTTTGCCGGCGTCTCCGTGCAGGGGTGA
- a CDS encoding NAD(P)-dependent alcohol dehydrogenase has protein sequence MAKTKAYAASAAKAPLAPHTIERRELREHDVVIDIRFCGICHSDIHQARDEWGGATFPMVPGHEIAGIVSAVGPKVTKYKVGDKVGVGCFVDSCRKCTECQAGLEQYCSVHTSWTYNGTEQDGTTPTYGGYSERIVVDENYVLRLPDHLPLDASAPLLCAGITLYSPLKHWAAGPGKKVAIVGLGGLGHMGVKIAHAMGAEVTVLSQSLKKQADAKRLGATHFYATSDPETFTKLERHFDLIINTVSAEMDYNQYLELLKVDGTMVLVGIPEKPHQIQSFSLIMGRRSLAGSAIGGIAETQEMLDFCGKHNIVSDIELVPIQKVNEAYERVLKSDVRYRFVIDMASLS, from the coding sequence ATGGCAAAAACCAAAGCGTATGCCGCATCTGCGGCCAAGGCGCCGCTTGCGCCTCACACAATTGAACGCCGCGAGCTGCGCGAGCATGACGTTGTGATTGACATCCGGTTTTGCGGCATCTGCCACTCAGACATCCATCAGGCACGCGATGAATGGGGGGGCGCCACGTTCCCCATGGTCCCCGGCCACGAAATCGCGGGCATCGTCAGCGCCGTCGGCCCCAAAGTCACCAAGTACAAAGTTGGCGACAAAGTCGGCGTAGGCTGCTTTGTGGACTCGTGCAGGAAGTGCACAGAGTGCCAGGCCGGGCTGGAACAGTATTGCTCTGTGCATACTTCCTGGACCTACAACGGAACAGAGCAGGACGGCACGACACCTACCTATGGCGGGTACTCTGAACGCATCGTCGTAGATGAAAACTATGTGCTTCGTCTGCCCGACCATCTGCCGCTCGATGCTTCGGCACCGTTGCTCTGTGCTGGAATCACACTCTACTCACCCCTGAAGCACTGGGCTGCCGGCCCGGGCAAAAAGGTGGCCATCGTCGGACTGGGCGGCCTCGGCCATATGGGCGTAAAGATTGCCCACGCCATGGGTGCTGAGGTCACGGTCCTGAGCCAATCGCTTAAGAAGCAGGCAGACGCCAAGCGGCTTGGGGCCACCCATTTTTACGCCACCTCTGACCCGGAGACCTTCACCAAGCTTGAACGCCACTTTGACCTCATCATCAACACGGTGTCCGCAGAGATGGACTACAACCAGTACCTGGAGCTGCTCAAGGTAGACGGCACGATGGTGCTGGTAGGCATCCCGGAAAAGCCGCACCAGATCCAATCTTTCTCCCTGATCATGGGACGGCGTAGCCTGGCCGGATCTGCCATCGGAGGCATTGCGGAAACCCAGGAGATGCTGGATTTCTGCGGAAAGCACAATATCGTCAGCGATATCGAGCTGGTCCCGATCCAGAAAGTCAATGAGGCCTACGAGCGCGTGCTCAAAAGCGATGTCCGCTACCGCTTTGTCATTGACATGGCTTCCCTATCCTGA
- a CDS encoding glycosyltransferase family 39 protein — protein sequence MKTEILPQKAVSESKGTLALVGIAAAVALLHLLTNHRYAIHRDEFQFLSDARHLEWGFVAYPPFTPFVERISMGLFGLWLPGLRLFSVLAQAIVIVISGLMARSLGGSRLAQAAAALSVALSPLPMFEGTEFQYTTFDYLWWVLIAYFVVRLLKDDDPRWWLAVGAAAGLGLLTKYTIFFDLAGILGGMLLTRARRYFLDPWFWAGTALALLVFLPNFVWQSHHGFISYHFLQYIHRRDVSIGRAEHYLRDQFLICANLFAVPLWMAGLLAFLRSARYRLLAWMYILPVGLLWVARGRGYYSGAAYPVLIAMGAVVAERWSASLPAFWRRTVRTVFFTGLAACGIYICLLVIPLASSGPLRNFVLAHNEDLREEIGWDQLVGTVAQVRDSLSPQQQSSLGVLTANYGEQGALEILGPSYHLQRPMGITNSAWLRGYPVPPPSTLIVVGFSREWVDKNLTGCRLAAQVPYPEGIQNEEGRYHRDIFVCGPPRKPWPEFWKEHQSFG from the coding sequence GTGAAAACCGAAATTCTTCCCCAAAAGGCTGTTTCGGAAAGCAAGGGCACGCTGGCACTGGTGGGCATCGCAGCTGCTGTGGCGCTGCTTCACCTGCTCACCAACCATCGCTACGCAATCCATCGCGATGAATTCCAGTTTCTGAGCGATGCGCGGCACCTGGAATGGGGATTTGTTGCTTATCCCCCGTTCACGCCGTTTGTGGAACGCATCAGCATGGGCCTGTTTGGCCTTTGGCTTCCGGGTCTGCGGCTGTTTTCCGTTTTGGCCCAGGCGATCGTGATTGTCATCTCCGGCCTGATGGCGCGCAGTCTGGGCGGCAGCCGGCTGGCTCAGGCAGCAGCGGCGCTGTCGGTGGCGCTTTCTCCGCTGCCGATGTTTGAGGGCACCGAGTTTCAGTACACAACCTTTGACTATCTCTGGTGGGTGCTGATTGCTTATTTTGTTGTCCGTCTGCTTAAAGACGACGACCCGCGCTGGTGGCTCGCCGTTGGAGCAGCGGCAGGTCTTGGCCTGCTGACCAAATACACCATTTTCTTCGACCTTGCAGGCATTTTGGGCGGAATGCTGCTGACACGGGCGCGCCGCTACTTTTTGGACCCGTGGTTCTGGGCCGGGACAGCGCTGGCCCTGCTGGTCTTTCTGCCAAATTTTGTATGGCAGTCCCATCATGGCTTTATTTCTTATCATTTTCTGCAATATATCCACCGCCGGGATGTCAGCATCGGGAGGGCGGAGCATTACCTGCGAGACCAGTTTCTGATTTGCGCCAATTTGTTTGCGGTGCCGCTGTGGATGGCAGGGCTGTTGGCTTTTTTGCGCAGCGCGCGCTACCGTCTTTTGGCCTGGATGTACATCCTTCCGGTGGGACTTCTCTGGGTGGCGAGGGGACGGGGATACTATTCGGGCGCCGCATATCCCGTGCTGATTGCTATGGGGGCGGTAGTCGCGGAGCGCTGGAGCGCTTCACTCCCTGCTTTCTGGCGGCGCACTGTCCGGACCGTCTTCTTCACCGGATTGGCTGCCTGTGGCATCTATATCTGCCTGCTCGTGATTCCCCTGGCGTCAAGCGGACCGTTGCGAAACTTCGTTCTCGCCCATAATGAAGACCTGCGAGAGGAGATCGGGTGGGACCAGCTGGTCGGCACTGTGGCACAGGTCCGCGATTCACTCTCTCCGCAGCAGCAGAGCAGTCTGGGTGTTTTGACTGCCAACTATGGCGAGCAGGGTGCGTTGGAGATTCTCGGACCGTCCTATCACCTCCAACGACCGATGGGGATCACCAATTCTGCATGGCTGAGAGGATACCCTGTTCCTCCCCCGTCCACTCTGATCGTGGTAGGTTTTTCCCGTGAATGGGTAGACAAGAATCTGACTGGCTGCCGACTGGCGGCCCAGGTCCCTTATCCGGAGGGAATTCAAAATGAGGAGGGCCGTTATCATCGAGACATTTTTGTCTGTGGTCCTCCCCGCAAGCCATGGCCTGAGTTCTGGAAAGAGCACCAGTCCTTTGGGTGA
- a CDS encoding tagatose 1,6-diphosphate aldolase: MSTKLTPGKLAGLKAVSDERGVIAAAAMDQRGSLKKALAKEKGADVPDSALEEFKSLVTEVLTKHASAILLDPEYGLPASKRRNGKGLLLAYEKTGYDATLPGRLPDLLDVWSVRRLKEAGADCIKILLYYTPFEKPSINDHKHAWVERIGDECRAHDIPFFLETVGYDVHGEDEKGLAYAKRKPEIVTGSMEEFGKERYGVDVLKVEVPVQMEYVEGTKAFKGQKAYTRAEALEHFRTAASSTHKPFIYLSAGVSNPVFIETLELAAESGTSFNGVLCGRATWKDGIPVYAKQGAKAFEEWLNTEGVKNIENVNRALKAAHSWFDKLGVKAEALV; this comes from the coding sequence ATGTCCACAAAATTGACACCCGGAAAATTGGCCGGACTCAAGGCAGTCTCGGACGAGCGCGGCGTGATTGCCGCAGCCGCTATGGACCAGCGCGGTTCGCTCAAAAAAGCGCTGGCAAAGGAGAAGGGAGCAGACGTTCCTGATTCGGCGCTTGAGGAATTCAAGAGCCTGGTCACGGAAGTGCTCACCAAACACGCCTCGGCCATCCTTCTGGACCCGGAATATGGTCTTCCCGCTTCAAAAAGGCGCAATGGGAAGGGCCTTTTGCTGGCATACGAAAAGACTGGCTATGACGCTACGCTGCCCGGTCGCCTGCCAGACCTGCTGGATGTCTGGTCGGTCCGCCGCCTGAAGGAGGCGGGTGCAGACTGCATCAAGATCCTGCTCTATTACACTCCTTTTGAGAAGCCTTCCATCAATGACCACAAGCATGCCTGGGTGGAACGCATTGGCGACGAATGCCGCGCCCATGACATTCCGTTTTTCCTGGAGACGGTCGGCTACGATGTCCATGGCGAAGACGAAAAGGGACTCGCCTATGCAAAGCGCAAGCCTGAGATTGTGACCGGCTCCATGGAGGAGTTCGGCAAAGAACGCTATGGCGTGGATGTGCTGAAGGTCGAGGTCCCGGTGCAGATGGAGTATGTAGAGGGAACGAAAGCATTCAAAGGCCAGAAGGCCTACACTCGCGCTGAGGCCCTGGAACACTTCCGCACCGCTGCGTCTTCGACCCACAAGCCATTTATTTATCTCTCGGCCGGAGTTTCGAACCCGGTGTTCATTGAGACGCTGGAGCTGGCAGCCGAGAGCGGTACCAGTTTCAATGGTGTGCTCTGCGGTCGCGCGACCTGGAAAGACGGAATTCCCGTCTATGCCAAGCAGGGTGCCAAGGCCTTTGAAGAGTGGTTGAACACTGAGGGTGTGAAGAACATCGAAAATGTAAACCGTGCTCTGAAGGCCGCCCACTCATGGTTCGATAAGCTCGGAGTCAAGGCAGAAGCCCTGGTTTAA
- a CDS encoding DUF1593 domain-containing protein codes for MNPRRKKTLWLSYQKPSLCLSLLMLFGLAGQPWLSSQTVPVPAVDTFSGKPRVVVLSDIGNEPDDQMSFVRLLLYSNEIDLEAMIASTSTWQKTAVHPETMLSLIRAYGLVRRNLELHASGWPSADDLEHRVYPGQPAYGLAATGPGKASAGSKALAQIIEEADPRPLWICIWGGANTLAQALLDLRSAQGTEKMHRLVSHLRVYSISDQDDAGPWIRREFADLPYIVYPSRPNGENYYQATWTGISGDIYYRNGEGADTTVVTNEWLDQHIRSKGPLGRLYPRYLFIMEGDTPSFLGLLDNGLNAYRRPDWGGWGGRYVYLQPFGEPHPIWTQGGDEFSRATSQDTVTGADGRLHVSDQASIWRWRQAFQNDFAARMDWTIEDFAHANHNPRVVVNGKNGTSPLELQATSGQTITLDARGTSDPDPHQTLSYRWFLYPEAGLTGTHGADVSLDGAEGPVVTVKVNSPCRPLWLPAIPCQGPGVMHIILAVTDDGTPALTSYRRIILTVGAKE; via the coding sequence ATGAATCCCAGGCGAAAGAAGACCTTGTGGCTTTCTTACCAGAAACCTTCCTTGTGTCTCTCTCTCCTGATGCTGTTTGGGTTGGCCGGCCAGCCATGGCTCTCCTCACAGACCGTGCCTGTGCCTGCCGTAGATACATTTTCCGGAAAACCCCGTGTTGTGGTGCTGAGTGATATCGGCAATGAGCCGGACGATCAGATGTCATTTGTGAGGCTGCTGCTCTACTCGAATGAAATCGACCTGGAAGCGATGATTGCTTCCACTTCTACCTGGCAGAAAACTGCGGTCCACCCGGAAACGATGCTGTCTCTCATTCGTGCCTATGGATTGGTCAGGCGCAACCTGGAACTTCATGCATCCGGCTGGCCTTCGGCCGACGATCTGGAACACCGCGTGTATCCAGGACAGCCCGCTTATGGGCTTGCAGCGACCGGTCCCGGAAAGGCCTCTGCGGGATCGAAAGCGCTGGCACAAATCATAGAAGAAGCCGACCCGCGGCCGCTTTGGATCTGCATCTGGGGCGGAGCAAACACGCTGGCCCAGGCGCTCCTGGACTTGCGTTCGGCCCAAGGTACGGAGAAGATGCATCGTCTTGTCTCACACCTGCGGGTCTACTCCATTTCGGATCAGGACGATGCCGGACCATGGATACGGCGCGAATTTGCTGACCTTCCTTATATTGTGTATCCCAGCAGGCCCAATGGCGAAAACTACTACCAGGCCACATGGACCGGCATCAGCGGAGACATTTATTACCGCAATGGCGAAGGTGCGGACACAACCGTGGTCACAAACGAATGGCTGGATCAGCACATACGCTCAAAAGGCCCCCTGGGCAGGCTGTATCCCCGATATCTATTCATTATGGAAGGAGACACACCGAGCTTTCTTGGGTTACTGGACAATGGACTCAACGCATACCGCCGGCCTGACTGGGGCGGATGGGGCGGCCGATACGTCTATCTCCAACCATTCGGAGAACCTCATCCTATCTGGACCCAGGGTGGAGATGAGTTTTCGCGAGCCACGTCGCAGGACACGGTGACTGGGGCCGATGGCCGGCTGCATGTCTCCGACCAAGCCAGTATCTGGCGATGGCGGCAAGCCTTCCAAAATGATTTTGCCGCCCGTATGGACTGGACCATTGAAGATTTTGCCCATGCAAACCATAATCCCCGCGTTGTTGTGAATGGAAAAAATGGGACATCACCTCTGGAACTGCAGGCGACGTCTGGACAAACCATCACTCTGGATGCCAGGGGCACCAGCGACCCGGACCCGCATCAGACGCTTTCCTATCGGTGGTTTTTGTATCCGGAAGCCGGATTGACAGGGACCCATGGGGCGGATGTTTCTCTCGACGGAGCAGAGGGCCCTGTTGTAACGGTAAAAGTAAACTCGCCGTGCCGTCCCCTGTGGCTGCCAGCAATCCCGTGCCAGGGACCGGGAGTCATGCACATTATTCTGGCGGTCACAGATGACGGAACGCCAGCTTTGACTTCCTATCGCAGGATCATCCTTACTGTTGGGGCCAAAGAATAA
- a CDS encoding thioredoxin family protein, whose translation MVRKSLQYTCVMAAILVSSVAAFAVRVGGPAPDFTGTDSNGKTHRLSDFRGKFVVLEWTNKDCPYTRKHYESGNMQALQREWTARGVVWLTILSSAPGHQGYMTAAEENAYLAREKASPTAAILDPTGAIGHEYEAKTTPHMFVIDPSGKIIYEGAIDDHPTTDPADIKSSKNYVSAALTEAMKGQPVAVSYTRPYGCSVKYAGGE comes from the coding sequence ATGGTTCGTAAATCTCTCCAATATACCTGCGTCATGGCCGCCATTCTGGTCAGCAGCGTGGCAGCCTTCGCGGTCCGCGTTGGTGGCCCCGCTCCAGACTTTACCGGGACGGACTCCAATGGTAAGACACACAGACTCTCTGATTTTCGAGGGAAATTTGTCGTCCTCGAATGGACAAACAAGGACTGTCCCTATACCCGCAAGCATTACGAGAGCGGTAATATGCAGGCCCTCCAGAGAGAGTGGACGGCCCGAGGCGTGGTCTGGCTGACCATCCTCTCCTCTGCCCCAGGCCACCAGGGCTATATGACGGCCGCAGAAGAAAATGCCTACCTTGCCAGGGAGAAAGCCTCTCCAACAGCGGCGATCCTCGATCCGACCGGTGCCATTGGCCATGAGTACGAAGCCAAAACGACACCGCATATGTTTGTGATTGACCCTTCCGGAAAGATTATCTATGAGGGCGCAATTGATGATCATCCCACAACGGATCCTGCAGATATCAAAAGCTCGAAGAATTATGTGTCTGCGGCCCTGACGGAAGCGATGAAAGGCCAGCCTGTCGCCGTCTCTTATACACGCCCTTATGGGTGCTCCGTGAAATACGCGGGCGGAGAATAA
- a CDS encoding hydroxymethylglutaryl-CoA lyase: MEQTVKIVECPRDAWQGLPKIIPAEVKADYLRLLLAAGFKHLDAVSFVSPKAVPQMADSEQVLEYLDPPEDAEIIGIVVNPKGAERAIATDAVRTLGFPYSISPEFLRRNQGQTPEESLDVLETIGQMTYKAGLNLVAYLSMAFGNPYNDDWSVEEVLAACDLLADMGIRQISLADTVGLATPEEISQLLSAVISVNEGLEIGVHLHARPDDVKAKVEAAYRAGCRRFDMAMGGLGGCPFAQDTLVGNLATELAIQELERLGATLEPLQPLGSILEASRKIADKFGPTKH, from the coding sequence ATGGAACAGACAGTAAAAATCGTTGAATGCCCCCGCGATGCATGGCAGGGACTGCCCAAAATCATCCCGGCCGAGGTCAAGGCCGATTATCTGCGTCTTTTGCTGGCCGCCGGATTCAAGCATCTGGATGCTGTTTCCTTTGTCTCTCCAAAGGCCGTGCCGCAGATGGCCGACTCGGAACAGGTCCTCGAATATCTGGATCCACCCGAAGATGCCGAGATCATCGGAATCGTCGTCAATCCGAAGGGTGCCGAACGTGCCATAGCCACTGACGCCGTCCGTACCCTTGGCTTTCCCTACTCCATCTCGCCCGAATTTCTGAGGCGCAATCAGGGGCAGACTCCGGAGGAGTCTTTGGATGTGCTTGAGACGATTGGGCAGATGACATACAAGGCAGGTCTCAATCTGGTGGCATATCTTTCTATGGCTTTTGGCAACCCTTACAACGATGACTGGAGTGTGGAAGAAGTCCTGGCCGCTTGTGATCTTCTTGCAGACATGGGAATCCGACAGATTTCTTTGGCGGACACAGTCGGCCTGGCGACGCCGGAGGAAATCTCACAGCTTCTGAGCGCCGTCATTTCCGTCAATGAAGGCCTCGAAATTGGTGTACACCTTCATGCGCGTCCGGATGATGTGAAAGCCAAGGTAGAAGCCGCGTACCGTGCCGGATGCCGCCGCTTCGATATGGCCATGGGCGGACTCGGAGGCTGCCCTTTCGCTCAGGATACTCTGGTTGGGAACCTCGCTACTGAGCTTGCAATCCAGGAACTCGAGCGGCTTGGGGCCACCCTAGAGCCATTGCAGCCTTTAGGCAGCATTCTGGAAGCAAGCCGCAAGATTGCAGATAAATTTGGCCCGACAAAACATTAA
- a CDS encoding inositol oxygenase family protein, which translates to MHTVTPERPLEHLDDWDDFVASRYKEGKSQEEFRNYDAAANPGVAEFYRLNHTHQTLDFVLQKKKEFLGLSRGKKSIWEAAEYLNTLVDDSDPDTDLTQIEHLLQTSEAIRRDGHPRWMVLTGFIHDLGKVLCLYGEPQWAVVGDTFPVGCAWSDEIVFREYFDANPDSKVPEYQTKYGIYEPHCGLDNVHLSWGHDEYIYHVAKPYLPEPALYMLRYHSFYPAHKHGAYKHLMSKHDEEMFEWVRKFNPYDLYSKGHTKPNLKELKPYYDDLIAEYFPEKIDW; encoded by the coding sequence ATGCATACTGTGACCCCGGAAAGACCATTGGAGCACCTCGATGACTGGGACGATTTTGTTGCCAGTCGTTACAAGGAAGGCAAATCACAGGAGGAGTTCCGAAACTATGATGCCGCCGCAAATCCTGGCGTGGCGGAATTTTATCGTCTGAACCACACCCATCAGACACTCGATTTCGTGCTCCAGAAAAAGAAAGAGTTTCTCGGCCTCAGCCGCGGCAAAAAGAGTATCTGGGAGGCTGCTGAGTATCTGAACACCCTGGTGGATGATAGTGACCCGGACACGGACCTGACCCAGATTGAACACTTGCTTCAGACCTCGGAAGCCATCCGGCGTGACGGTCATCCCCGCTGGATGGTGCTGACCGGATTCATTCACGATCTGGGCAAAGTGCTTTGCCTTTACGGAGAACCGCAGTGGGCCGTTGTGGGAGACACATTCCCGGTTGGCTGTGCCTGGTCAGATGAGATTGTCTTTCGCGAGTATTTTGATGCGAACCCTGACAGCAAGGTCCCCGAATATCAAACCAAATATGGCATCTATGAGCCCCACTGTGGTCTGGACAATGTCCATTTGTCCTGGGGACACGATGAATACATCTATCATGTGGCCAAGCCTTATTTGCCAGAGCCAGCCCTCTACATGCTGCGTTACCACTCGTTTTATCCGGCCCACAAGCATGGAGCTTACAAACACCTGATGAGCAAGCATGACGAGGAGATGTTTGAGTGGGTGCGTAAATTTAATCCGTACGACCTTTACTCAAAAGGCCACACCAAGCCAAATCTGAAAGAACTGAAGCCGTATTACGACGATCTGATTGCAGAATATTTTCCGGAAAAGATTGACTGGTAA
- a CDS encoding translocated intimin receptor Tir gives MLKAILTDAQFWIPACVLVLGILLLAWLH, from the coding sequence ATGCTCAAAGCAATTCTGACCGACGCGCAGTTCTGGATCCCGGCTTGTGTTCTGGTCCTGGGAATCCTGCTGCTGGCCTGGTTACATTGA
- a CDS encoding GRP family sugar transporter, producing MSHFDAAKPKSAAAFTHKLGVVCALAAGVWLGGAEAPTKLVNIGISPFAISLAMVLGVFVARWTLPTLLKGTDFVFHDLFTRPHLIIWAVLAGALWAVANTLTVFAIRDVGLSIAFPLWNANSLVGIFWGWLLFQEMRGAGFRTVTRVLGGAFIIVIAATLLGYVTVQHNHSPHAQALHGVAAALGASLLWGTMYVPYRKAYISGMNPLSFVTVFTLGEVGTMALLAVAFGGGAAQLHRELSAARHAIFWIFLGGFCWVIGDLFQQYATKYIGIGRGIPLSNTNQLWGLAWGALVFGELDHVSTPDRWLVLLGSVMMILGAMFISTAVAPAREQDSGRDAISRECEKYGLSFEQCIATQLGHAHGQQKGRRPWWDLLIVAAAIAVFLWLGLKVQIPSLDMNFFWMGVLGAILLFAALSCGWLLWKHTRFS from the coding sequence GTGAGCCATTTCGACGCGGCAAAGCCGAAATCGGCTGCCGCCTTCACCCATAAGCTGGGGGTAGTTTGTGCTCTTGCGGCTGGCGTATGGCTGGGGGGCGCCGAAGCACCCACGAAGCTGGTAAATATCGGCATCTCTCCATTTGCCATCTCGCTGGCCATGGTCCTGGGCGTTTTTGTTGCCCGCTGGACACTGCCGACGCTACTGAAGGGCACCGATTTTGTCTTTCATGACTTATTTACCCGACCCCATTTGATCATTTGGGCTGTCCTGGCAGGAGCACTCTGGGCCGTGGCAAACACGCTGACTGTTTTTGCCATTCGCGATGTGGGACTCTCCATCGCCTTTCCGCTATGGAATGCAAACAGTCTGGTCGGCATTTTCTGGGGATGGTTGCTTTTTCAGGAAATGCGCGGGGCCGGGTTCAGAACTGTGACGCGAGTGCTGGGAGGCGCATTCATCATTGTCATTGCAGCAACTCTGCTGGGTTATGTGACCGTCCAGCACAACCATTCCCCTCATGCGCAGGCTCTGCACGGAGTCGCAGCGGCCCTCGGCGCCAGCCTGCTTTGGGGGACCATGTATGTTCCTTACCGGAAGGCGTATATCAGCGGAATGAATCCGCTCTCATTCGTTACGGTCTTTACCTTGGGCGAAGTGGGCACAATGGCCTTGCTTGCAGTAGCGTTCGGAGGGGGAGCGGCGCAGCTTCACAGGGAGTTAAGCGCTGCGCGTCATGCAATCTTCTGGATCTTCCTGGGCGGCTTCTGCTGGGTGATTGGCGATCTTTTTCAACAGTACGCAACCAAGTACATCGGCATTGGACGTGGAATCCCGCTCTCCAATACAAACCAACTCTGGGGCCTGGCCTGGGGCGCTCTGGTATTTGGTGAACTTGATCACGTGAGCACGCCCGACCGCTGGCTTGTTCTGCTGGGGTCGGTCATGATGATTCTTGGGGCGATGTTCATCAGTACTGCAGTTGCCCCGGCACGGGAGCAGGACTCCGGAAGAGACGCGATCTCCCGTGAATGCGAAAAATACGGCCTCAGCTTTGAACAATGTATTGCGACCCAGCTTGGTCATGCCCATGGACAGCAAAAGGGTCGCCGGCCCTGGTGGGACCTTTTGATTGTAGCCGCAGCAATTGCTGTTTTTCTTTGGCTGGGGCTCAAAGTACAGATTCCGTCATTGGATATGAATTTCTTCTGGATGGGAGTGCTTGGCGCAATCCTGCTTTTTGCGGCCTTGAGTTGTGGATGGTTGCTGTGGAAGCACACACGTTTCTCTTAG